A section of the Halobacterium hubeiense genome encodes:
- a CDS encoding YHS domain-containing protein codes for MATDPVCGMDVDESDPAATAEYDGQTYYFCAEGCKETFTSTPEEYV; via the coding sequence ATGGCAACTGATCCAGTCTGTGGAATGGACGTCGATGAAAGTGATCCGGCGGCCACAGCTGAGTACGACGGTCAGACGTACTACTTCTGTGCCGAGGGCTGCAAGGAGACGTTCACCTCGACACCGGAGGAGTACGTCTAA
- a CDS encoding AsnC family transcriptional regulator, which produces MTQPELDDTDREILRLLAENARRPYSTIAEAVNLSPPSVSARVRQLEQEDVIRRFTVDLDLTQYENRIHVMVRLQPELGKTDSLRESILETPAVEHVFTTAEGEIVAVATPPRNTVGNWAQQYLPLTDVRRYDVQLLSNAAQSAYAEGTESALKCANCGTTVGEDGLATRVGGSLQQFCSENCETTYREQYTESQEKSDA; this is translated from the coding sequence ATGACCCAACCAGAACTTGACGACACGGATCGCGAAATCCTCCGTCTTTTAGCGGAGAACGCGAGACGACCCTACAGCACTATTGCTGAGGCTGTAAATCTTTCACCCCCGTCCGTTTCAGCACGCGTCCGTCAGTTGGAGCAAGAAGATGTCATTCGTCGATTCACCGTTGATCTCGACCTCACACAGTACGAAAACCGGATACACGTCATGGTACGCCTCCAGCCTGAGCTCGGAAAGACGGATTCTCTTCGAGAATCGATCCTCGAGACCCCAGCCGTAGAACACGTATTCACAACTGCGGAGGGCGAAATCGTAGCTGTTGCGACGCCGCCGCGGAATACAGTCGGAAACTGGGCGCAGCAATATCTACCACTGACTGACGTGCGGCGATACGACGTACAACTGCTGTCGAACGCTGCTCAATCAGCGTATGCCGAGGGGACTGAATCCGCACTCAAATGTGCAAATTGCGGAACCACTGTCGGTGAAGACGGACTAGCCACCCGTGTCGGTGGTTCACTCCAGCAGTTTTGCAGTGAGAACTGTGAAACAACGTATAGGGAACAGTATACAGAAAGTCAAGAGAAATCTGATGCTTAG